One Chordicoccus furentiruminis DNA window includes the following coding sequences:
- a CDS encoding Maff2 family mobile element protein has translation MAFFNSAVQVLQTLVVALGAGLGIWGAINLMEGYGNDNPGANAHVR, from the coding sequence ATGGCATTTTTCAACAGTGCAGTCCAGGTACTGCAGACTCTCGTCGTGGCCCTCGGAGCCGGTCTCGGTATCTGGGGCGCAATCAACCTGATGGAAGGTTACGGCAACGACAACCCCGGCGCCAATGCTCATGTACGGTAA
- a CDS encoding MerR family transcriptional regulator encodes MMTVNEVSKLTGVSIRTLQYYDKIGLLHPAKYTEAGYRLYDDAALETLQQILLFRELEFPLKDIKEIISSPDFDRSKALEQQIELLKLKKEHIENLIDLAVGIKAIGVKPLTFDAFDTRKIDEYAAQAKASWGTTPAYKEYEEKSKGRTKEDNMKIHQGLIDIFGEFGQIRNTDPASEEAQAMVKKLQDYITEHMYTCTKEILSGLGMMYGGGGDFTSNIDKMGGEGTAEFASRAIEIYCR; translated from the coding sequence ATGATGACTGTTAACGAAGTAAGCAAGCTGACAGGCGTGAGTATACGCACCCTGCAGTATTACGACAAGATCGGGCTGCTTCATCCGGCAAAATATACAGAGGCAGGCTACCGGCTGTATGACGATGCGGCACTGGAGACCCTGCAGCAGATCCTTCTCTTCAGAGAACTGGAATTCCCTCTGAAGGATATTAAGGAGATCATCAGCAGTCCGGATTTTGACAGGAGCAAGGCCCTGGAGCAGCAGATCGAGCTTCTGAAGCTTAAGAAGGAACACATCGAGAACCTGATCGATCTTGCCGTTGGAATAAAAGCGATAGGGGTGAAACCATTGACATTTGATGCATTTGATACAAGAAAAATAGACGAGTATGCCGCGCAGGCGAAAGCCTCCTGGGGCACAACGCCGGCCTATAAGGAATATGAAGAGAAATCCAAAGGCCGTACAAAGGAAGACAACATGAAGATCCACCAGGGACTGATTGATATTTTCGGAGAATTCGGACAGATCCGGAATACAGATCCCGCATCGGAGGAAGCGCAGGCGATGGTAAAGAAACTGCAGGATTATATCACAGAGCATATGTATACCTGCACGAAGGAGATCCTCAGCGGCCTTGGAATGATGTATGGAGGCGGAGGCGATTTCACATCAAATATCGATAAGATGGGCGGCGAAGGCACGGCTGAATTTGCCTCCCGGGCAATTGAGATTTATTGCAGATAA
- a CDS encoding AAA family ATPase, which translates to MYYTQEQIDRANQADLVLFLQSQGEPLERAGQEYRWKRHDSLTVRGNKWYRHSQSKGGGPIDFVMEFFGKSFTEAVELLTGEKGAAPPPDRPSSAPLSDFRLPPRSPDNRTARNYLTAARRIDEDVTGFFFASGDIYEDAAHHNAVFVGRDEDGIPRYAHSKGTAGNFRLDVKGSDKAFNFCYRGEGERVFVFEAPVDLLSFLCLFKKDWQKQSYLSLGGVGEKALLRFLSDRPNIKTVYLCLDSDEAGNDACSRLVKLMPEGYTVHRLIPLFKDWNEVLQHRAEITDGKYLREAVYGLKEPPQEETVEIIRMSEVDTQTVEWLWEPYIPFGKVTIVQGNPGEGKTTFALRLAAACTNRKPFPHMAVHEPFNVIYQTAEDGLGDTIKPRLMEAEADLDRILVIDESKQGLSLSDERIERAIRQTGARLIILDPIQAYVGEKTDMNKANEIRPMFRRLAEIAERTGCAVILIGHLNKAAGGQSAYRGLGSIDFRAAARSVLLIGRVKREPNVRVIVHDKSSLAPEGKPIAFCLDPETGFSWIGEYDITADELLSGAGGNTATKTEQAERLILDLLADGKELASEDLVKAAAEAGISERTVQNAKRNMGGVLGARRVGGQWYNFIKKKQPPEPAS; encoded by the coding sequence TTGTACTACACCCAAGAACAGATAGACCGGGCGAACCAAGCCGACCTTGTTTTGTTCCTGCAATCGCAGGGGGAACCGCTGGAACGCGCCGGACAGGAATACCGATGGAAACGGCACGACAGCTTGACCGTCCGGGGCAACAAGTGGTATCGCCACAGCCAGAGCAAGGGCGGCGGCCCCATTGATTTTGTCATGGAGTTTTTTGGCAAGAGTTTTACCGAAGCCGTTGAACTTCTCACAGGAGAAAAGGGAGCCGCACCGCCGCCGGATAGACCAAGCTCCGCGCCCCTCTCCGACTTCCGGCTACCGCCCCGCAGCCCCGACAACCGAACAGCGAGGAACTACCTCACAGCCGCCCGCCGCATTGATGAAGATGTGACGGGCTTTTTCTTTGCCAGCGGCGATATTTACGAGGACGCAGCCCACCACAACGCCGTATTTGTGGGGCGGGACGAGGACGGAATACCGCGCTACGCCCACAGCAAGGGAACGGCGGGAAACTTCCGCCTTGATGTGAAAGGCAGCGACAAAGCCTTTAACTTCTGCTACCGGGGCGAGGGCGAAAGAGTGTTTGTCTTTGAAGCCCCCGTTGACCTGCTTTCTTTCCTCTGCCTGTTCAAAAAGGATTGGCAGAAGCAAAGCTACCTGTCATTGGGCGGCGTGGGAGAAAAAGCCCTGCTCCGCTTTCTCTCTGACCGTCCGAACATCAAGACCGTTTATCTCTGCCTTGACAGCGACGAAGCCGGAAACGACGCTTGCAGCCGCCTTGTGAAGCTCATGCCGGAGGGCTACACCGTCCACCGGCTTATCCCTCTTTTCAAGGATTGGAACGAGGTATTGCAGCACCGGGCAGAAATCACAGACGGGAAGTATTTGCGAGAAGCGGTCTACGGCTTGAAAGAGCCGCCGCAGGAAGAAACCGTTGAGATTATCCGCATGAGCGAGGTGGACACGCAGACCGTCGAATGGTTATGGGAGCCGTATATCCCCTTTGGGAAAGTAACCATTGTGCAGGGCAACCCCGGCGAGGGCAAGACCACCTTTGCCCTACGCCTTGCCGCCGCTTGTACCAACCGCAAGCCGTTCCCCCACATGGCAGTGCATGAGCCGTTCAATGTGATTTACCAGACTGCCGAGGACGGTTTGGGCGACACCATCAAGCCCCGCCTTATGGAAGCCGAAGCAGACCTTGACCGCATTCTTGTCATTGACGAGAGCAAGCAGGGGCTTTCCCTGTCCGATGAGCGCATAGAGAGAGCTATCCGACAGACCGGGGCGCGGCTGATTATCCTTGACCCCATACAGGCGTATGTGGGCGAGAAAACCGACATGAACAAGGCCAACGAGATACGCCCCATGTTCCGCCGCCTTGCCGAGATTGCCGAGCGTACCGGGTGCGCCGTTATCCTAATCGGACACCTCAACAAAGCCGCCGGAGGACAGAGCGCCTACCGGGGTTTAGGCTCCATCGACTTCCGCGCCGCAGCAAGGAGCGTCCTGCTGATCGGGCGCGTGAAACGGGAACCGAATGTGCGCGTTATCGTCCATGACAAATCTTCTCTTGCGCCGGAGGGTAAGCCCATAGCCTTTTGCCTTGACCCGGAAACGGGCTTTTCGTGGATAGGCGAGTATGACATTACCGCCGACGAGCTGCTGTCCGGCGCGGGCGGCAACACCGCCACCAAGACCGAACAGGCGGAACGGCTGATACTTGACCTGCTTGCAGACGGGAAAGAGCTTGCCAGCGAGGACCTTGTAAAGGCCGCAGCCGAAGCCGGAATATCCGAGAGGACGGTACAGAACGCCAAGCGCAACATGGGCGGTGTTTTGGGCGCAAGGCGCGTCGGCGGTCAATGGTACAACTTCATCAAGAAGAAGCAGCCGCCCGAACCCGCAAGCTGA
- a CDS encoding ISL3 family transposase, with the protein MNYTHTESDGQLAFSENRYTFLSIPSRLEGFNNSDTSVHRAASGREVLCFNGKLDLADADRRCPKCGSRMHINGHRDLTLRHLCFGGSLSAIHFDRVQLICKCGHSHMQSVPFKADGHQISVELYQYTRDLLALGTYTLKQVAEITGLGKNTVKALDLKRLKELYTIDGTKLIRPEQPAKMLAIDEFKLHNGHRYATHIIDLDTGHILWISHGKKKQVVYDFIDHVGLEWMDSVEAVACDMNSDFQEAFEEKCPWIQPVFDYFHIVKNFNDKVVSEVRKDEQRRLYEEGLMEEARALKKTRYILMSSRSTLQAKDAQARTGEPISRSGSIFPKEEYVRKEGYEARYDELLSQNKLLFTLDLIKERLSLSYTRTDEARMADDITWIMDTCSASGNSHLQWFGRLLGNHFEGIIAHATYKISSGKMEGINNKIKVLRRQAYGLPDDDYFFLRLFDASRKGYIRNPLSHKICD; encoded by the coding sequence ATGAATTATACACATACTGAGTCCGATGGACAACTGGCATTCTCTGAAAACAGATATACTTTTTTAAGCATCCCCTCCCGGCTGGAAGGCTTTAATAATTCTGACACAAGCGTACACCGGGCAGCTTCCGGCCGCGAAGTGTTGTGCTTTAACGGCAAGCTCGATCTGGCGGATGCTGACCGCAGATGTCCAAAGTGTGGAAGCCGTATGCACATCAACGGTCACCGGGATCTTACGCTCCGGCATCTTTGCTTTGGCGGAAGCCTCAGTGCGATCCATTTTGACCGCGTGCAGCTCATCTGCAAATGCGGACATTCCCATATGCAGTCTGTTCCGTTCAAAGCAGACGGCCATCAGATATCTGTGGAACTGTACCAGTATACCAGGGATCTGTTGGCACTTGGCACTTACACGCTCAAGCAGGTAGCTGAGATCACCGGGCTCGGAAAGAACACGGTCAAAGCCTTAGACCTTAAGCGCCTGAAGGAGCTCTATACCATCGACGGCACGAAACTGATCAGACCGGAGCAGCCGGCAAAAATGCTTGCCATTGATGAGTTCAAGCTCCACAACGGCCACCGCTATGCCACCCACATCATAGATCTTGATACCGGCCATATCCTCTGGATCTCCCATGGGAAGAAAAAGCAGGTGGTCTATGACTTCATCGACCATGTCGGCCTGGAATGGATGGACTCTGTCGAGGCCGTCGCCTGCGACATGAACTCCGATTTCCAGGAGGCTTTTGAGGAAAAATGCCCCTGGATACAGCCGGTGTTCGATTACTTCCACATCGTAAAGAACTTCAACGACAAGGTGGTCAGTGAAGTCCGCAAGGACGAGCAGCGCCGCCTGTATGAGGAAGGCCTTATGGAGGAGGCAAGGGCTTTAAAAAAGACCCGTTACATCCTGATGTCAAGTCGATCAACGCTTCAGGCGAAAGATGCGCAAGCCAGGACAGGTGAGCCGATCAGCCGGTCCGGTTCCATCTTTCCCAAGGAAGAGTACGTCCGGAAAGAGGGTTATGAAGCAAGATATGACGAACTTCTCAGTCAGAACAAGCTTCTGTTCACGCTTGATCTGATTAAGGAGCGTCTGTCTCTTTCCTACACCCGCACTGATGAAGCCCGTATGGCGGATGACATCACCTGGATCATGGATACCTGCAGTGCATCCGGAAACAGTCATCTTCAGTGGTTCGGAAGACTCCTTGGAAACCACTTTGAGGGCATCATAGCCCATGCAACTTATAAAATCTCCTCTGGCAAGATGGAGGGCATCAACAACAAGATCAAAGTCTTACGGCGACAGGCCTACGGACTTCCGGATGACGATTATTTCTTCCTCAGGCTGTTTGACGCCAGCAGGAAGGGTTATATTCGCAACCCCTTATCCCATAAGATTTGTGATTGA
- the ltrA gene encoding group II intron reverse transcriptase/maturase — MAQKAKKKSKMRHAEYYDMQKTFDDLYADSKNGEVFGNLMEIISAPNNIKLAFRNIKGNDGSHTAGTDGRTIESLAVMPEDKFVKLIQKQFRRYEPKAVRRVEIPKPNGKLRPLGIPCIVDRIVQQCILQVMEPICEAKFYEHSYGFRPCRSAENAISYAYGLAQMNKLHYVVDVDVKGFFDNVDHKKLLRQIWTLGIRDTKLIQIIKAMLKAPIEMPNGETVLPSKGTPQGGILSPLLANIVLNELDWWIASQWDEMVGHMKHPCKVTYYPNGAEKKCNSYTALKKSNLKEMRIVRYADDFKIFCRTKEDAEKTYHAVKDWLWKRLKLEVSDEKSKVTNLRKRDSEFLGFRIKLRRKGNSWVITSNICDKATQRISKEMAESVRAIQSSKTAEEISLNVGDYNAKVIGVQDYYCIATRINLNFSDIARPINGQLLHRIDGIKKQGEIKNRYLRKRYGKSKQMRWVGETPLVPLAYVQFKIPMRKSRKINPYTPEGRAEIHDNLRIDVNSMLWLMRHPIPTESVRYNDNRVSLYAGQDGKCAITGKELDVYTCVCYRKVNDCKKGNDSYQNLMLLSLQGLAIVSSDDMASVAALVKEYSLNAKAITKVNKLRATAGLPLLAVK, encoded by the coding sequence ATGGCACAGAAAGCTAAGAAGAAAAGCAAGATGCGCCATGCGGAATACTATGACATGCAGAAAACCTTTGACGATCTGTATGCCGACAGCAAAAACGGTGAAGTCTTCGGGAACCTGATGGAGATCATCAGTGCCCCGAACAACATCAAGCTGGCATTCAGAAATATCAAGGGCAATGATGGCAGTCATACCGCAGGCACGGATGGGCGGACAATCGAATCATTGGCAGTCATGCCAGAGGATAAGTTTGTAAAGCTCATTCAGAAACAGTTCAGGAGGTATGAGCCTAAGGCAGTAAGAAGAGTAGAAATACCGAAGCCAAACGGAAAGCTGAGGCCTCTGGGAATACCGTGTATTGTTGATCGAATAGTACAGCAATGTATCTTGCAGGTCATGGAGCCGATCTGCGAAGCAAAGTTCTATGAGCACTCTTATGGGTTCAGGCCGTGTCGGAGCGCAGAAAACGCGATTTCCTATGCGTACGGGCTCGCTCAGATGAACAAGCTTCACTATGTAGTCGATGTGGACGTTAAAGGATTCTTCGATAACGTCGATCACAAAAAGCTGCTTAGGCAGATATGGACTTTAGGTATACGGGACACCAAGTTGATTCAGATCATCAAGGCCATGCTGAAAGCACCTATCGAAATGCCCAACGGAGAAACTGTTCTCCCATCAAAAGGAACGCCGCAAGGCGGTATCCTTTCACCACTACTGGCAAACATTGTCCTCAATGAACTGGATTGGTGGATCGCCTCTCAGTGGGATGAAATGGTGGGGCACATGAAACATCCGTGTAAAGTGACCTATTATCCCAACGGCGCTGAGAAAAAGTGCAACAGCTATACAGCCTTGAAGAAAAGCAACCTCAAGGAGATGCGGATTGTCCGCTACGCGGATGATTTCAAAATATTTTGCAGAACCAAAGAGGATGCCGAGAAAACCTACCACGCAGTCAAGGACTGGCTGTGGAAGCGGCTTAAACTGGAAGTTTCTGACGAAAAGTCGAAAGTGACTAATCTCAGGAAACGTGACAGTGAGTTTCTGGGTTTTCGCATAAAACTGCGGCGCAAAGGTAACTCATGGGTGATAACTTCAAATATCTGCGATAAAGCTACCCAAAGGATCAGCAAGGAAATGGCTGAATCCGTAAGGGCGATACAAAGCAGTAAGACGGCTGAAGAAATAAGCCTGAATGTGGGGGACTACAACGCCAAAGTGATCGGAGTGCAGGACTACTACTGCATTGCGACAAGGATCAACTTGAATTTCAGCGATATCGCCCGTCCAATCAATGGACAGCTTCTCCATCGTATTGATGGAATCAAGAAACAGGGCGAAATCAAAAACAGATATCTGAGGAAACGGTACGGAAAATCGAAACAAATGCGATGGGTTGGAGAAACGCCGCTGGTTCCATTAGCCTACGTGCAGTTCAAGATTCCGATGCGGAAAAGTCGAAAGATTAACCCGTATACGCCTGAAGGTAGAGCGGAGATACACGATAATCTCAGGATTGACGTGAATTCGATGCTCTGGCTGATGCGGCATCCGATTCCGACCGAATCGGTGAGATACAACGACAACCGGGTCTCCCTTTATGCAGGACAGGACGGCAAATGTGCGATCACCGGGAAGGAACTGGATGTGTATACCTGTGTCTGCTACAGGAAAGTGAACGATTGTAAGAAGGGCAATGACAGCTACCAGAACCTGATGCTTCTTTCGCTGCAGGGATTGGCAATAGTCAGCTCGGATGACATGGCTTCTGTAGCGGCATTGGTGAAAGAATACTCTTTGAATGCCAAAGCTATTACCAAAGTGAACAAACTGCGCGCTACCGCAGGACTGCCGCTCTTGGCGGTAAAGTAG